One window from the genome of Clarias gariepinus isolate MV-2021 ecotype Netherlands chromosome 15, CGAR_prim_01v2, whole genome shotgun sequence encodes:
- the tlnrd1 gene encoding talin rod domain-containing protein 1 produces the protein MASSGSGKSDSEVPTSNIPSGSLQQRKRLSSVCDTCKSKMQLVADLLLLSSETRPVMTTDGVPVAETFEKCRDTVIARTKELSIITHDIQSQLNMGKFTEVGDRLVEMGNLVVSLTEFSAHAAYMAAVEAPGSHAAVPGLVDRYKVTRCRHEVDQTCSVLRVTALSDLTPQLLLEVSQNIRRNLTTLTEASSLASEKSKDKFAKEQFKASVKCMSTSATALLACVKEVKTNPSELTRNRCVLFSGPLVQAVNALVGFATEPQFLGKPANVSGDGKAVQTAVLGGAMSVVSACVLLTQGLRDVSQHAENSSQMPTYRERLRQSACAVSDGCTLLSQALRERSSPRTLPPVNSHSVN, from the coding sequence ATGGCTAGTAGTGGCTCGGGAAAGTCAGACAGCGAGGTTCCAACGTCCAACATCCCGAGTGGCAGCTTGCAGCAGCGCAAAAGACTCTCATCTGTGTGTGACACATGCAAAAGCAAGATGCAGCTGGTGGCAGATTTACTTCTACTGTCCAGTGAGACACGGCCTGTGATGACCACGGATGGCGTGCCAGTGGCAGAGACTTTTGAGAAGTGTCGGGATACAGTGATTGCTAGGACAAAGGAGCTGTCCATTATCACTCATGACATTCAGAGCCAACTTAACATGGGGAAATTTACTGAGGTCGGGGACCGGTTAGTGGAAATGGGCAACCTCGTGGTGTCTTTAACAGAGTTTTCGGCTCATGCCGCATACATGGCGGCAGTGGAGGCACCGGGCTCACATGCTGCCGTTCCTGGACTAGTGGATCGCTACAAAGTGACCCGATGTCGTCATGAGGTGGATCAGACGTGCTCTGTCCTCCGTGTAACCGCACTCTCTGATTTAACTCCCCAACTCCTCCTGGAAGTTTCCCAAAACATCCGGAGGAACCTGACGACTCTCACAGAGGCCTCATCTCTGGCCAGTGAGAAATCCAAGGACAAGTTTGCCAAAGAGCAGTTCAAAGCCAGTGTAAAGTGCATGAGTACAAGCGCCACTGCACTTCTTGCCTGTGTCAAGGAGGTGAAAACAAACCCAAGTGAGCTGACACGTAATCGCTGTGTGCTTTTTAGTGGGCCACTGGTTCAGGCTGTCAACGCGTTGGTAGGATTTGCCACTGAGCCACAGTTCCTGGGAAAACCGGCTAATGTCAGTGGAGATGGTAAAGCAGTGCAGACAGCTGTACTGGGAGGTGCCATGAGTGTTGTTTCGGCTTGCGTTCTCCTCACACAGGGTCTCCGGGACGTATCCCAGCATGCCGAAAACAGCTCTCAGATGCCTACATACCGCGAAAGGCTGCGCCAGTCTGCTTGCGCCGTCTCGGATGGATGCACGTTGCTCTCACAGGCGCTCAGGGAACGCTCCTCGCCCAGGACTCTACCACCAGTCAACTCACATTCTGTGAATTAA
- the mesd gene encoding LRP chaperone MESD has protein sequence MASSIGWRCVPVLLFVVFILSVECSDNKPKKKKDIRDYNDADMARLLEQWEKDDDIEEGDLPEHRRPPPPIDFSKVDPSKPEELLKMSKKGKTVMVFATVSGNPTEKETEEITSLWQGSLFNANFDIQRFVVGSNRVIFMLRDGSYAWEIKDFLTLQERCEDVTVEGQVFPGKAANKANKKEANETKKKKKEKNAANQVNKSKQEL, from the exons ATGGCGTCTTCCATCGGATGGAGATGTGTACCAGTGCTGCTTTTTGTAGTATTTATCTTGTCGGTTGAGTGTTCGGACAATAAGCCTAAAAAGAAGAAGGACATTCGGGATTACAATGACGCGGACATGGCGCGGCTGCTGGAGCAGTGGGAG aaAGATGATGACATCGAAGAAGGGGATTTGCCAGAGCACCGAAGACCCCCTCCACCCATCGACTTCTCCAAAGTGGACCCTTCCAAACCCGAAGAGCTCTTAAAAATGTCTAAGAAGGGAAAGACAGTAATGGTGTTTGCAACAGTTTCTGGAAACCCCACAGAAAAGGAGACCGAGGAGATCACCAGCCTGTGGCAGGGCAGCCTCTTTAATGCCAACTTTGATATTCAGAG GTTTGTGGTGGGCTCCAACCGCGTCATCTTCATGCTACGTGATGGCAGCTATGCGTGGGAGATTAAAGACTTCCTGACCCTCCAGGAGCGATGTGAGGACGTGACTGTTGAGGGCCAGGTGTTTCCTGGGAAAGCAGCCAACAAGGCTAACAAGAAAGAGGCTAATGAgaccaagaagaagaagaaggagaagaatgCAGCCAATCAagtaaataaaagcaaacaggAGCTATGA